In Sphingobium sp. Z007, one DNA window encodes the following:
- a CDS encoding alpha-D-glucose phosphate-specific phosphoglucomutase, giving the protein MIQTVATTPFDDQQPGTSGLRKKVRVFAQPHYAENFVQSVFDSLDGFVGQTLVVGGDGRYLNREVIQIVLKMAAANGFGRALVGQGGILSTPAASHLIRASGAFGGLVLSASHNPGGPDEDFGIKYNIGNGGPAPEKVTDAIAARSLVIDSYKILDAADVDIDTIGETQLGDMTVEVVDPVAAYADLMESLFDFAAIRAQIAGGFTLAFDSMSAVTGPYAVEIFERRLGAPQGTVMNGTPLPDFGHHHPDPNLVHAKALYDRMMAPDAPNFGAASDGDGDRNLIIGRHSYVTPSDSLAVLAANAHLAPGYAAGLKGIARSMPTSGAADRVAQKLGVPLYETPTGWKFFGNLLDAGMATICGEESAGTGSDHVREKDGIWAVLLWLNILAVRQQSVAVIMADHWATYGRNYYARHDYEAIAKDKANALMAALRASLDDLPGTANSGGAVKAADDFAYTDPTDQSVSRNQGVRILFEDGSRVVFRLSGTGTQGATLRVYIERYVGPDGNLALETGDALAPLIAAAQELADISGYTGKDQPSVIT; this is encoded by the coding sequence GTGATTCAGACCGTTGCCACGACGCCGTTCGACGACCAGCAGCCCGGCACGTCGGGCCTGCGCAAGAAGGTCCGCGTCTTTGCCCAGCCCCATTATGCCGAAAATTTCGTCCAGTCGGTGTTCGACAGCCTCGACGGCTTTGTCGGGCAGACGCTGGTGGTGGGCGGCGATGGCCGTTACCTCAACCGCGAAGTCATCCAGATCGTCCTGAAAATGGCAGCCGCCAACGGCTTTGGCCGGGCGCTGGTGGGTCAGGGCGGCATCCTGTCCACCCCGGCCGCCTCGCACCTCATCCGCGCATCCGGCGCGTTCGGCGGCCTGGTCCTGTCGGCCAGCCACAATCCGGGCGGCCCGGATGAAGATTTCGGCATCAAATATAATATCGGCAATGGCGGCCCCGCACCGGAAAAGGTGACGGATGCGATCGCCGCCCGCTCGCTGGTCATCGACAGCTACAAAATCCTCGACGCCGCCGATGTCGATATCGACACGATCGGCGAAACTCAATTGGGCGACATGACGGTCGAGGTCGTCGATCCGGTCGCCGCCTATGCCGACCTGATGGAAAGCCTATTCGATTTCGCCGCGATCCGCGCCCAGATCGCGGGCGGCTTCACTCTCGCCTTCGACAGCATGAGCGCGGTCACCGGCCCCTATGCGGTCGAGATTTTCGAACGTCGCCTCGGCGCGCCGCAGGGCACGGTGATGAACGGCACGCCGCTCCCGGACTTCGGCCATCACCATCCCGACCCGAATCTTGTCCACGCCAAAGCGCTGTACGACCGGATGATGGCCCCCGACGCGCCCAATTTCGGCGCAGCGTCGGATGGCGATGGCGATCGCAATCTCATCATCGGCCGGCACAGCTACGTCACGCCCTCGGACTCGCTCGCCGTACTGGCCGCCAACGCGCATCTCGCACCCGGCTATGCAGCGGGCCTCAAGGGCATCGCCCGTTCCATGCCGACCAGCGGCGCGGCCGATAGGGTCGCGCAAAAGCTGGGCGTGCCGCTCTATGAAACGCCCACGGGATGGAAATTCTTCGGCAACCTGCTCGACGCCGGCATGGCCACCATCTGCGGCGAGGAAAGCGCCGGCACCGGCTCGGACCATGTGCGCGAAAAGGACGGCATCTGGGCGGTCCTGCTCTGGCTCAACATCCTGGCCGTGCGTCAGCAGAGCGTCGCTGTCATCATGGCGGATCATTGGGCGACCTATGGCCGCAATTACTATGCCCGCCACGATTATGAAGCCATCGCCAAGGACAAGGCGAATGCGCTAATGGCCGCGCTGCGCGCCAGCCTCGACGACCTGCCCGGCACCGCGAACAGCGGCGGCGCGGTCAAAGCCGCCGACGATTTCGCCTATACTGACCCCACCGACCAGTCGGTCAGCCGCAACCAGGGCGTCCGCATCCTGTTCGAAGACGGATCGCGCGTCGTGTTCCGCCTGTCGGGCACTGGCACGCAAGGCGCCACCCTGCGCGTCTATATCGAACGCTATGTCGGCCCGGACGGCAACCTGGCTTTGGAGACCGGCGACGCCCTTGCCCCGCTGATCGCCGCCGCGCAGGAATTGGCCGACATATCGGGCTATACCGGCAAGGACCAGCCCAGCGTCATCACCTGA